From one Nonomuraea polychroma genomic stretch:
- a CDS encoding glycosyltransferase, translated as MPPSRRGDERTSRPTLLEIVVPAHNEERRLPGGLLQLCAKLARLPFPTAVIVVDNASTDRTAEIVRSWPQESVPVRLAECTTPGKGAAVRAGLLETTAPFVGFCDADMATDLRAVERAFGLLLSGERIVIGSRAHPLAEVENRHSPIRELGAFGFRALARVLVPGVSDTQCGFKFFDGLLAREIAARLQTDGFAFDVELLARCVAGGVSVLEIPVTWHDMPGSRFSPARHSLGILLELWRIWARLRAESRGALKVKQPLDSVGYP; from the coding sequence ATGCCGCCCTCCCGTCGAGGGGACGAGAGGACGAGCCGACCGACACTGCTTGAGATCGTCGTTCCCGCGCACAACGAGGAACGGCGACTTCCTGGGGGGCTCCTGCAGCTGTGCGCGAAGCTTGCCCGCCTTCCGTTCCCCACCGCTGTCATCGTCGTGGACAACGCCAGCACCGATCGCACCGCGGAGATCGTCAGGAGCTGGCCGCAAGAGTCGGTCCCGGTACGGCTCGCCGAGTGCACCACGCCCGGCAAGGGAGCAGCGGTTCGCGCCGGACTGCTGGAGACCACCGCGCCCTTCGTCGGGTTCTGTGACGCAGACATGGCCACCGACTTGCGGGCCGTCGAGCGCGCCTTTGGGCTGCTGCTCTCCGGCGAGCGCATCGTCATCGGCTCGCGCGCGCATCCCCTGGCCGAGGTGGAGAACCGGCACAGTCCTATCCGAGAGCTGGGGGCGTTCGGATTCCGCGCGCTGGCCAGAGTGCTCGTGCCCGGGGTGAGCGACACCCAGTGCGGGTTCAAGTTCTTCGACGGGTTGCTCGCCCGCGAGATAGCCGCCCGGCTGCAGACCGACGGCTTCGCCTTCGACGTCGAGCTGCTCGCGCGCTGCGTCGCGGGCGGCGTCTCGGTGCTGGAGATCCCGGTGACGTGGCATGATATGCCCGGCTCGCGTTTCTCTCCGGCCCGGCACAGTCTGGGCATCCTGCTGGAGCTCTGGCGGATCTGGGCGCGGCTGCGCGCGGAGTCGCGCGGGGCGCTCAAAGTGAAGCAACCATTGGA